GTGCCTCGATTCTATGTCCGCCCCGCCGGCCGTTTCCGCGGCTGAGCGGCAGGTGGATTACGCCTTCTCCCCGACGGGTTCCGTTACAGGTACACGCCCCCCCTCTCCCCCCATTTCTCCGTTCGCCGCTGGTCGGCGAATAGGCGAGTCATCATCTCTGTGGCTTCATTACATATTTGGCTAAGATGCTGTTTCATAACCCCCTCTCCCTTGATGGCCCGTCGAGAGCCTCTGGGTCGAACGAGAGAGGGAAGGGGTGAGGGTGAAAAAGACCTTGGAAAGCCCACTATGCCCCCTCACCCTAGCCCTCTCCCACCGGGGGAGAGGGAATTGAAACAGCCTCTAAACTTGGCGGCTCGAAATCACTACTTGTTGTGCGCGAAGTATTCGCGGACGAGGGATTCCATGAGTTCCGCGCGTCGGCGGTAGAGGCGCTTCAGTTTCCGCTTCCTGTGGCGCGCGAGGGCGTAGTGCGTGAAGATCGGAAGCGCGATGGTCGTGTCCGCGTAGCAGACGACGGCATCGGGCAGGCGGTTCGGGTCCACCTTGCCCCAGGAGACGGCCTCGTGCGGCGTCGCACCCGAGAGGCCCCCGGTGTCCGGCCGGGCGTCGGTGACCTGGAAAAAGTAATCCTGGCCGACCTCCTTGATGCGCAGGATTTCCTGGATTTGGGGCTCGGTCTGGAGCATGAAGTTCTTGGGGCTTCCGCCGCCCATGAGGACGACCGCGCTCTTGCCGCCGGAGCGCTTGGCCGCCAGGACGATACTCGTGGTCTCGTTGACATCAATCGAAGGATTGATGCGGAGTTTGTTGCCGCGGAGTTCGACGCCCGCGACGTTCATGCCGATCGTCGAGTCGCCCGGGCTCGAAGTATAGACGGGCAGGCCCGCGCGGTAGGCGGCGGCGAGGACCGAAACGTCCTTGAGGCGGTTCTTCTTTTCCCAGTCGGCGGCGTACCGGCCGAGGAGGTAATGCAGTTCCGCCGTCCCCATCTCCTTCTGGAACTCGGGCTGCACGAGGATGCGGCGGAGGATCTCGTCGGTCGCCATCAGGCAGTCCGTGTAGCCGAGGAGGACATCGTAGATGCGGACGACGTCGTTCTTCCTCAGGTCGGCGTCGTCCACCAGATGCGACCCGACATGGAGCGGGAGGTTGAAGGCGAAGTGGAGGTCGTGGTAGAGGTTCGCGCCGGTGGCGACGATCCAGTCCACGAAACCCGCCTTGATGAGAGGGATGACCGAGGAGCACCCCAGGCCGGCGGGCGTCAGGGCCCCGGCGAGGCTCATGCCGACCGTCACGTCGCGCGCGAGCATTTTTGTGACGAAAAGTTCGCACCCCTCTCGGAGGCGTGCGGCGTTGTAGGCCAGGAACGTCTCGTCGATGAGGTCGACGAACTTTTCGCGGCCGGTGATGGGTTTGGGCATGATCCGCCGGCCCGAAAGGTACGCGTCCTTGCGGGGACACTTCTTCTTGCGGAGCCAATCCGGCAGTTCCGTCAAGTCCTTGCGGGTTCGATGGCTTCGTTTCATCGCGGGTTCCTTCGCTGGATCAAACCTTCCACCTAGTTCTACAACGCTATCTCAACGCAGAGAGCGCAGAGACCGCGGAGAAAACCGAGGCCTGGGTAACAACAAACAGCAGTCAACAACGGACGCCTTCCCTTTTCGTCTTTACCCAATTTGTGCCGTTCTCTGCGTTCTCGGCGCTCTCTGCGTTGAAGAACACAGCGTAGTAGTACTAGGACACCAGAACAACCTGGGCGGGCTCGAAGCCGTTGAACCGGCTCGCGCTCGCCACGCTATAGGCGCCGATGTTCTCGACGTACACGATGTCGCCGATCTCGAGTTCCGGCATCGCCTCGCCCCGCGCGATGATGTCGAACGAATCGCACGTGGGGCCCGCCAGGGTCGACAGGCGCGTCGGCCCGTCGCGGACGGCCTGGAACCGGTAGGCGGCATGGTCGAACACCAGGCCGCTCAAGGACCCGTACACGCCGTCGTCCAGGTAATACCAGTGCTTGTTCTCGCGGATGGCTTTGCCGATAATGCGCATGACGAGCGTGGCGGCGGGGCCGACGAGAAAGCGCCCGGGCTCGGCGATGACGCGCACCGAAGGTTCGAACAGGCGCTCCAGTTCGCGCGAGATGACCGACGCGATTTCCTCAAACTGGTCCTCGCCGTGGTTGGCGTTCGGGATCGGGAACCCGCCGCCGATGTCCAGAATCTCCAGCGGAATCTGCTTGAGGCGTGCGTCGCGGAAGAGGATGGCGGCGATCTCGAGGGCCTCGATGTAATTCTCGACGCGCGTGCACTGGCTCCCGACGTGGAACGCGACGCCCGCCGCCACGAGGCCCATCTGGTGGGCCTTGATGAGCATGTCGATGGCGTCGGCCGGAAGAACGCCGAACTTCAGCGACAGTTCCACCGCGCTGCCGACGTTCGGCACTTTGATGCGGACGAGCGAGCGGGCGCCCGGGGCGGCCTCGGCCAGTTTGTCGAGTTCGTACTCCGAGTCGAACGTCATCAGGTCCACGCCGCGCTTCGTCGCCGCCGCGATCGCCTCCGGCGGCTTGATGGTGTTGGCGAAAATGATTCGCGACGGCGGCGCGCCCGCCGCCAGCACCGCTTCCATCTCGGCCTGGCTGGCGACGTCGAAGCCCGCCTTCTCCGCCACCATGAACTTGATGACCTCGGCGTGCGGGTTGGCCTTCACCGCGTAGAACGGTTCGACGCGCGCGAGGGCCTTGCGGAAACGCTGGAGTTGCGCGCGAAGGGCCGACCGGCTGATCACCAGCAGCGGCGTGCCGTGATGCCGCGCCAGCGCCTTGAAGCGCCGCCCGCCGTCTTTCGCCGTCCGCCTCGCCATGGACCTT
The window above is part of the Planctomycetota bacterium genome. Proteins encoded here:
- the speY gene encoding deoxyhypusine synthase; the encoded protein is MKRSHRTRKDLTELPDWLRKKKCPRKDAYLSGRRIMPKPITGREKFVDLIDETFLAYNAARLREGCELFVTKMLARDVTVGMSLAGALTPAGLGCSSVIPLIKAGFVDWIVATGANLYHDLHFAFNLPLHVGSHLVDDADLRKNDVVRIYDVLLGYTDCLMATDEILRRILVQPEFQKEMGTAELHYLLGRYAADWEKKNRLKDVSVLAAAYRAGLPVYTSSPGDSTIGMNVAGVELRGNKLRINPSIDVNETTSIVLAAKRSGGKSAVVLMGGGSPKNFMLQTEPQIQEILRIKEVGQDYFFQVTDARPDTGGLSGATPHEAVSWGKVDPNRLPDAVVCYADTTIALPIFTHYALARHRKRKLKRLYRRRAELMESLVREYFAHNK
- a CDS encoding type III PLP-dependent enzyme; the protein is MARRTAKDGGRRFKALARHHGTPLLVISRSALRAQLQRFRKALARVEPFYAVKANPHAEVIKFMVAEKAGFDVASQAEMEAVLAAGAPPSRIIFANTIKPPEAIAAATKRGVDLMTFDSEYELDKLAEAAPGARSLVRIKVPNVGSAVELSLKFGVLPADAIDMLIKAHQMGLVAAGVAFHVGSQCTRVENYIEALEIAAILFRDARLKQIPLEILDIGGGFPIPNANHGEDQFEEIASVISRELERLFEPSVRVIAEPGRFLVGPAATLVMRIIGKAIRENKHWYYLDDGVYGSLSGLVFDHAAYRFQAVRDGPTRLSTLAGPTCDSFDIIARGEAMPELEIGDIVYVENIGAYSVASASRFNGFEPAQVVLVS